The genomic stretch GCTTCTCCGGCCGGGGTGATGCTGATGACCACCGACTTCGACGTGGGCGTGCGGCTCTTCTCCGCGAAGCTGTTCACGGGGACGAGGACGTTGGCCTCGGGGAAGTAGGTGGCCGCGCACCTGCGCGGGATGTTGTACGGCACCACGCGGAAGCCACGCGCCAGCCGCGTCTCGCCTTCGAAGTGGCTCCGCAGGTCGACAAGCTGGTCCGCGGCCAGCCCCTGCGCCTTCATGTCGGCGGGATGCAGCAACACCACCCGGCGGCCATTGCGGATGCCCCGGTAGCGGTCGTCCAGCCCGTACACCGTGGTGTTGAACTGGTCATGCGTGCGAATCGTCATCATCAGGAGCTGACCCGGCTCCAGGGCAATTGGCTGCAGCGCATGCACCGTGAAGTGCGCCCTGCCACTCTTCGTGGTGAAGCGTCCCTCGCGCGGACCGTTCGGCAGCGCGAAGCCGCCCGGCTCCCGCACGCGGCGGTTGAAGTCGTCGAAGCCGGGGATGACGCGCGAAATCTGCTCACGGATGCGGTCGTAGTCCTCCACCAGCGTCTGCCAGGGCACGCGAGAGCGCTCCCCCAGCACCGCCGTCGCCAGCCGGGCGACGATGACGGGTTCGCTGAGCAGGTGCTCCGACGCGGGCGCCACCGAGCCCCGCGAAGACGACACCACGCCCATGGAGTTCTCCACGGTGACGAACTGGGCCCCACCGGCCTGAACATCGCGCTCGGTGCGGCCCAGGCACGGCAGGATGAGCGCCCGCCGTCCGTGGACCAGGTGCGAGCGGTTGAGCTTGGTGGACACGTGGACGGTGAGGCGCGTGCGGCGCAGGGCCTCGGCGGTGAACTCCGTGTCCGGCGTGGCGGAGAGGAAGTTGCCACCGAGCGCGAAGAACACCTTCACCTGGCCGTCGTGCGTGGCGAGCAGCGTGTCCACCACGTCCATGCCGTGGTGCCGCGGCGGCTCGAACCCGAACTCCCGGGACAGCGCCGTCAACAGGGCCTCGGGCGGCTTCTCCCAGATGCCCATGGTGCGGTCGCCCTGCACGTTGCTGTGACCGCGCACCGGGCACAGGCCCGCGCCCGGCTTGCCGATACCGCCGCGCAGCAGCGTCAGGTTGACGATCTCCTGAATGCACGCCACGCCGTTGCGGTGCTGCGTCAGCCCCATGGCCCAGCAGAAGATGGTGCGCTCGGAGCGCGCGAGGATTTCCGCCGCCGCGAGCACCTGCGCGCGCGGCACCCCACTCCCCTCCTCGACGTCCTCCCACTTGACCGCGCGCATGTGGGCCGCGTAGGCCTCGAAGCCCAGCGTCTTGTCGTCGATGAAGCCCTTGGCCACCACCGAGCCGGGGTTCGCGTCCTCCATCTCGAACAGCGCCTTGGCGATGCCCTGGAGCAGCGCGGCGTCGCCGTTGATGCGGACCTGAACGAACAGGGAGTTGAGCGCCGTCCCGGGCCCGATGAGGTGCAGCACGTCCTGCGGGTGCTTGAAGCGGTTGAGCCCCGTCTCCGGCAGCGGGTTGATGCTGACAATCTGGCAGCCCCGGCGTGCGGCGGCCTCGAGCGACGACAACATGCGCGGATGGTTCGTCCCCGGGTTCTGCCCGATGACGAAGATGGCATCCGCCTTGTCGAAGTCCTCCAGCGTGACGGTGCCCTTGCCGATGCCCACCGTCTCGTTGAGCGCCGAGCCGCTCGACTCGTGGCACATGTTCGAACAATCCGGCAGGTTGTTGGTGCCGAACTGCCGCACGAAGAGCTGGTAGAGGAACGCCGCCTCGTTGCTGGTGCGGCCAGACGTGTAGAAGCTCGCGGCGTCTGGCGTGTCGAGCGCGTTCAGCTCCTCGGCCACCAGCGCGAAGGCTTCGTCCCAGGACAGGGGCTCGTAGTGCGTGGCGCCTTCGCGGAGCACCATCGGGTGCGTCAGCCGGCCCTGCTTGCCCAGCCAATGGTCCGTCTGGAGGGAGAGGTCCGCCACGCTCCATTGACGGAAGAACTCCGGCGTCGCCCGCGCGGCCATGGCCTCTTCCGCCACCGCCTTGGCGCCGTTCTCACAGAACTCCGCCATGGAGCGGTGCCCCGGGTCGGGCCACGCACAGCCGGGGCAGTCGAAGCCCTCCTTCTGATTCACCTTGAGCAGCAGCTTCGTCCCGCGCACCACGTCCATCTCACCGTAGACGTGCCGCATGGCGGAGATGACGGCGGGGATGCCGCCCGCCACCGTCGCGACGGGCCCCACGGAAGGGCCATGGGCCTCCTCGGGAGGCTGGGCGCAGGGCGTTGCCTTCGCGAGCGCGGACGACGCTTGCGCGCCAGGCCCCTGTGCGTTCCGGCTCCCGTCGTCCATGGCACTCCCTCCAGGCATCGCGCGGCCGGCTGGCTGGCTGGTCGCGGCAGGGGACTCTACCGCGCTCTGGCCGCGCGGGAACGCTCATGGAACGACTGGCGCCTCCCCCGGCATACGGCGGCCACTCCAGGGCCCCCATGCCCGGCCGAGCCCCTGGCGGGGCCTGCCTGCATTGCCAGCAGCGCTCGCGGTCCAGAACGTCAGGAGACAGGCCCTGGGCGAACGCTTAACGAGAGGAGGCCATCCAGATGAACGGCAGGCGCGATGACGACCGGCGATGGGGAGACAGGGAGCGGGAGCAGCGGCCCTCGAGGGGCTGGGAGGACGAACACACCCATCCGAGGGACACCTGGGCCCGCGCCCCGGCCAGGGATGATGAGCACGGCTACGAGCGCGGGTCCGAACGCAGGGGCGACTTCGAGCGGGACGACGCCGGCGCCGAGCGACGACGGGGCGATCCGCACCGGGGCCACCACCGCCGAGGCGGTTGGGCCTCCGAGGATGATGCGTTTCCACGCTCCTTCGACAGCGAGCGGCACTTCCGGGACGCGGCGAGGGACCGGGACACACGCGACTACCAACAAGACGTGGACTTCGGACGCGCCGCGCGCGCCCTGGACCAGGGCCGGGAGTATGGCCGCGACTTCGACCTGGACCGGGAGCTGGACCGCCGCGCCCGGAACTTCGACCCGGAGCGCATCGCCAGACGGCCCGGCTACAGCCCGAGCGGCACGTTCCGCGAAGTCGAGGAAGACTGGCGCCTGGAGCCTCCCTACCTCGGCGTCCTGGAGGACGTGGGGACGGAGGTAGGACGCCGGGGCGGACACGAGAGGCCAGAGCGCCGGGGGCACGGCGGAAGGCACCATGGCCACCGAGGCGCCGACGACGCCCACGAGCGCCGACGACGGGAAGCGGGCGGCATGGACCGGGGCCGGCCCTGGCGCGCCGCCGGACGCATGGCCGAAACGGATGTCCGCTACGGGGGCACACAGCCCGCGGGCCACGGCCCTGGTGTGGAGAACATGGCGCCACCGTGGGATGGGTACGCCACCAGTCCGTCACGGCCGGACGACCACGATCTGGGGCAAGGTGGCTTCTCGGGTGGGCGCTACCGGCCCGAAGGCCCTGTGAGGGCGCCACCCCGGGGACGCGCGCCGCGAGGCTACCGGCGCTCCAGCGAGCGAATCCTGTCGGACCTCTGCGACCGGCTGATGCAAAGCTGGGTGGACGCCGAGGACGTGGACATCCGCGTGCGGGACGGCGTGGTGCTGCTGGCCGGCGTGGTGCGCAGCCAGGATGAACGACACGCGACGGAAGCGCTCGCCCGGGACGTGCTGGGGGTGAAGGAGGTCATCAACGACATTCGCATCGACCGCGAGGACGGCGTCGTGGACCGGCCCGCGTCACGCAGCCCCGTCCAGACTCCGGGTATGGACGCCTCCGACGACGACACGCTGCATTCGTGACGCGGCAGACGCGACGCGGCGCGACGCGGACATCGCGGTGGCCCGGAAGCACGCTGGTTCAGGTAGTGTGCCGGGCCTTTCCGTCCGCCACACTCTAGGAGTCCGTTCATGTCCCGCGTCATCCGCGCCCCCCACGGTTCCACCCTGTCCTGCAAGGGCTGGGTCCAGGAGGCCGCGCTCCGGATGTTGATGAACAACCTCGACCCGGACGTCGCCGAGCGCCCCGAGGACCTCGTCGTCTACGGCGGCACCGGCAAGGCCGCCCGCGACTGGCCCTCCTTCGACCGCATCGTGTCGAGCCTCCAGAACCTGGGCGACGATGAGACCCTGCTCGTCCAGTCCGGCAAGCCCGTGGGCATCTTCCGCACGCACCCGGACGCGCCGCGAGTGCTCATCGCCAACTCCAACCTCGTGGGCCGCTGGGCCAACTGGGAGCACTTCCACGAGTTGGAGAAGAAGGGCCTGATGATGTACGGCCAGATGACCGCGGGCTCGTGGATCTACATCGGCACGCAGGGCATCCTCCAGGGCACCTACGAGACCTTCGCCGCCGCCGGCCGCTTCCACTTCGGCACCGACGACCTGGCGGGCCGCCTCATCCTCTCCGGCGGTCTGGGTGGCATGGGTGGCGCGCAGCCGCTGGCCGCCACCATGAACAACGCGGTATTCCTCGGCGTGGAGATCGACCCCACTCGCGCTCGCCGCCGCGTGGAGACGCGCTACCTGGACGTCGTCGCCAAGGACCTGGATGAAGCGCTAGCCCTGGTAAAGGACGCCCAGGAGAAGCGCGTGGGCCGCTCCATCGCCGTCATCGGCAACGCGGCGTCGGTGTTCCGCGAGCTGTACCGCCGCGGCATCAAGCCGGACCTCGTCACGGACCAGACGAGCGCCCATGACCCGCTCAACGGCTACATCCCCACGGACCTGTCGCTGGAGGCCGCCGCCGAGCTGCGCCAGCGGGATCCGGAGACGTACGTCCGCCGCGCGCGCGAGTCGATGATGATGCACGTGCAGGCGATGAACGACTTCCAGAAGGCCGGCAGCCACGTCTTCGACTACGGCAACAACCTGCGCGGCCAGGCGGAGCTGGGCGGCATGGAGAACGCCTTCGAGTTCCCCGGCTTCGTCCCCGCCTACATCCGTCCCCTCTTCTGCGAGGGCATGGGGCCCTTCCGCTGGGTGGCGCTCTCCGGCGACCCGGAGGACATCCGCGTCACCGACCGCGTGGTGCGCGAGCTGTTCCCCCAGAAGGCCTCGCTCCAGCGCTGGCTGAACATGGCCGAGGAGCGCGTGGCGTTCCAGGGCCTGCCCTCGCGCATCTGCTGGCTGGGGTATGGCGAGCGCGCCAAGGCGGGCCTCGCGTTCAACGAACTGGTGCGCAAGGGCGAGGTGAAGGCGCCCATCGTCATCGGCCGGGACCACCTGGACTGTGGCTCGGTGGCGTCGCCCAACCGCGAGACGGAGGCGATGAAGGACGGCACGGACGCGGTGGCGGACTGGCCCATCCTCAACGCGCTGGTGAACGCGGTGAACGGCGCCTCATGGGTGTCCTTCCACCACGGCGGCGGCGTGGGCATGGGCTACTCGCTGCACGCCGGTCAGGTCATCGTCGCGGACGGGACGGCGGAGGCCG from Myxococcus xanthus encodes the following:
- a CDS encoding FdhF/YdeP family oxidoreductase, giving the protein MDDGSRNAQGPGAQASSALAKATPCAQPPEEAHGPSVGPVATVAGGIPAVISAMRHVYGEMDVVRGTKLLLKVNQKEGFDCPGCAWPDPGHRSMAEFCENGAKAVAEEAMAARATPEFFRQWSVADLSLQTDHWLGKQGRLTHPMVLREGATHYEPLSWDEAFALVAEELNALDTPDAASFYTSGRTSNEAAFLYQLFVRQFGTNNLPDCSNMCHESSGSALNETVGIGKGTVTLEDFDKADAIFVIGQNPGTNHPRMLSSLEAAARRGCQIVSINPLPETGLNRFKHPQDVLHLIGPGTALNSLFVQVRINGDAALLQGIAKALFEMEDANPGSVVAKGFIDDKTLGFEAYAAHMRAVKWEDVEEGSGVPRAQVLAAAEILARSERTIFCWAMGLTQHRNGVACIQEIVNLTLLRGGIGKPGAGLCPVRGHSNVQGDRTMGIWEKPPEALLTALSREFGFEPPRHHGMDVVDTLLATHDGQVKVFFALGGNFLSATPDTEFTAEALRRTRLTVHVSTKLNRSHLVHGRRALILPCLGRTERDVQAGGAQFVTVENSMGVVSSSRGSVAPASEHLLSEPVIVARLATAVLGERSRVPWQTLVEDYDRIREQISRVIPGFDDFNRRVREPGGFALPNGPREGRFTTKSGRAHFTVHALQPIALEPGQLLMMTIRTHDQFNTTVYGLDDRYRGIRNGRRVVLLHPADMKAQGLAADQLVDLRSHFEGETRLARGFRVVPYNIPRRCAATYFPEANVLVPVNSFAEKSRTPTSKSVVISITPAGEARALPAGAVA
- the hutU gene encoding urocanate hydratase, giving the protein MSRVIRAPHGSTLSCKGWVQEAALRMLMNNLDPDVAERPEDLVVYGGTGKAARDWPSFDRIVSSLQNLGDDETLLVQSGKPVGIFRTHPDAPRVLIANSNLVGRWANWEHFHELEKKGLMMYGQMTAGSWIYIGTQGILQGTYETFAAAGRFHFGTDDLAGRLILSGGLGGMGGAQPLAATMNNAVFLGVEIDPTRARRRVETRYLDVVAKDLDEALALVKDAQEKRVGRSIAVIGNAASVFRELYRRGIKPDLVTDQTSAHDPLNGYIPTDLSLEAAAELRQRDPETYVRRARESMMMHVQAMNDFQKAGSHVFDYGNNLRGQAELGGMENAFEFPGFVPAYIRPLFCEGMGPFRWVALSGDPEDIRVTDRVVRELFPQKASLQRWLNMAEERVAFQGLPSRICWLGYGERAKAGLAFNELVRKGEVKAPIVIGRDHLDCGSVASPNRETEAMKDGTDAVADWPILNALVNAVNGASWVSFHHGGGVGMGYSLHAGQVIVADGTAEAARRIERVLTSDPGMGVLRHADAGYPEAIEVAKERGVKIPGITT
- a CDS encoding BON domain-containing protein, with translation MNGRRDDDRRWGDREREQRPSRGWEDEHTHPRDTWARAPARDDEHGYERGSERRGDFERDDAGAERRRGDPHRGHHRRGGWASEDDAFPRSFDSERHFRDAARDRDTRDYQQDVDFGRAARALDQGREYGRDFDLDRELDRRARNFDPERIARRPGYSPSGTFREVEEDWRLEPPYLGVLEDVGTEVGRRGGHERPERRGHGGRHHGHRGADDAHERRRREAGGMDRGRPWRAAGRMAETDVRYGGTQPAGHGPGVENMAPPWDGYATSPSRPDDHDLGQGGFSGGRYRPEGPVRAPPRGRAPRGYRRSSERILSDLCDRLMQSWVDAEDVDIRVRDGVVLLAGVVRSQDERHATEALARDVLGVKEVINDIRIDREDGVVDRPASRSPVQTPGMDASDDDTLHS